A part of Citrifermentans bremense genomic DNA contains:
- a CDS encoding metal-dependent transcriptional regulator — protein sequence MKLTDKAEEILEALWIESEEKGTGYAELDRMEIEASDPAYQELASRALVEIKGGRIYFRPEGREEGRNTIRRHRLAERLMMDVLNIRGESGDMKACQFEHLLNEGVDTKVCTMLNHPVTCPHGKPIPPGECCEEARKTGDLGVVPLTELKPGDEGDIAYIQTEDSKKMQKLMAMGVLPGNRISLLQAFPSYIFRVGFSEFAIDSAMAREIFVRR from the coding sequence ATGAAGCTGACTGACAAGGCGGAAGAGATACTGGAGGCGCTGTGGATAGAGTCGGAGGAAAAGGGAACCGGCTACGCCGAACTTGACCGGATGGAGATAGAGGCCTCCGATCCCGCCTATCAGGAACTTGCCTCCCGGGCGCTGGTCGAGATCAAGGGGGGGCGCATCTACTTCCGCCCCGAAGGGCGCGAGGAAGGGCGCAACACCATCCGCCGCCACCGGCTCGCCGAAAGGCTGATGATGGACGTGCTCAACATCCGCGGCGAGAGCGGCGACATGAAGGCGTGCCAGTTCGAGCACCTTTTGAACGAGGGGGTGGACACCAAGGTCTGCACCATGCTGAACCACCCGGTGACCTGCCCGCACGGCAAGCCGATCCCGCCGGGGGAGTGCTGCGAGGAGGCGCGCAAGACCGGAGACCTGGGCGTGGTGCCGCTCACCGAACTCAAACCCGGCGACGAGGGGGACATAGCCTACATCCAGACCGAGGACAGCAAGAAGATGCAGAAGCTGATGGCCATGGGGGTTCTCCCGGGGAACCGGATCTCGCTTTTGCAGGCTTTCCCCTCCTACATCTTCAGGGTGGGCTTCTCCGAGTTTGCCATCGACTCGGCCATGGCCCGGGAGATATTCGTCAGACGCTAG
- a CDS encoding MlaD family protein encodes MVKVEDPRFKHLKKKVAIFAAVALAVVAVVILLIGKENDLFTKKYHLRFTVEKGTGFTRGMPVKLSGFRIGRVKSISLNEEARVDIVLLIDQKYQKWIRRDSTAKLVKEGLVGDAIIEVSVGKQSQAPLQENDTLAFVKTKALDELADELAEKVKPVLGEVGEIISYLNDPNGDIKQSMKNFNQLAQNLEGTRQRADLLVQHADREVGAVSGKLSTVLDGASDSVQKANASFVMVEQKLPGLLTSAEGSLKNMEKVSADLKLAEETMLPKVPPLLQKSEDALQETGSVLRAVQGVWPISRYVDAPKEKQFVPGDSHD; translated from the coding sequence ATGGTTAAGGTAGAAGATCCGCGCTTTAAGCATCTGAAAAAGAAGGTGGCAATCTTTGCCGCGGTGGCGCTTGCCGTCGTCGCCGTCGTCATTCTCCTGATCGGGAAGGAAAACGACCTTTTTACTAAGAAATACCATCTAAGGTTCACCGTCGAGAAGGGGACCGGCTTCACCCGCGGCATGCCGGTCAAGCTCTCAGGCTTCAGGATCGGGAGGGTGAAGTCGATCTCCCTGAACGAAGAGGCGAGGGTCGACATCGTGCTCCTGATCGATCAGAAATACCAGAAGTGGATCAGGCGCGATTCGACGGCGAAGCTGGTCAAGGAAGGTCTCGTAGGAGACGCCATCATCGAGGTTTCGGTCGGCAAGCAGAGCCAGGCGCCTTTGCAGGAGAACGATACGCTGGCTTTCGTGAAGACCAAGGCGCTGGACGAGCTGGCGGACGAGTTGGCCGAGAAGGTGAAACCGGTTCTCGGCGAGGTGGGGGAGATCATCAGCTACCTGAACGACCCCAACGGCGACATCAAGCAGTCCATGAAGAACTTCAACCAGCTGGCCCAGAACCTCGAAGGGACCAGGCAGCGGGCCGACCTGCTGGTGCAGCACGCAGACCGGGAGGTGGGGGCGGTTTCCGGGAAGCTCTCGACCGTGCTGGACGGGGCCTCCGACTCGGTGCAAAAGGCCAACGCCTCCTTCGTCATGGTCGAGCAAAAGTTGCCGGGGCTTCTGACCAGCGCGGAGGGGTCCCTCAAGAACATGGAGAAGGTGAGCGCCGACCTGAAGCTCGCCGAGGAAACCATGCTTCCCAAGGTGCCGCCGCTATTGCAGAAATCGGAAGACGCCCTGCAGGAGACCGGAAGCGTGCTCCGCGCCGTGCAGGGGGTGTGGCCCATCAGCCGCTATGTGGATGCCCCCAAGGAAAAGCAGTTCGTGCCGGGGGACAGCCATGACTAG
- a CDS encoding c-type cytochrome — protein sequence MQRRLIATLAILTLVATGVTGCKKKSEEQAQTQPTQSQITTAAPAAPAGGQPAASATATTGEQLFKQHCAACHPNGGNTITPAKTLSKKAMADRNIKSADDIVKIMRNPGPGMNKFDEGMISNDDAKKIGDYILATFP from the coding sequence ATGCAGAGGCGCTTGATCGCAACGTTGGCAATTTTGACACTCGTTGCAACCGGTGTCACAGGATGCAAGAAGAAGAGCGAAGAGCAAGCTCAAACCCAACCGACACAGAGTCAGATTACCACCGCGGCTCCCGCTGCCCCGGCAGGAGGTCAGCCGGCAGCTTCTGCCACTGCGACCACTGGGGAGCAGCTCTTCAAACAGCACTGCGCAGCCTGCCACCCCAACGGCGGCAACACCATCACGCCGGCAAAGACCCTAAGCAAAAAGGCAATGGCCGACCGCAACATCAAGAGCGCGGACGACATCGTGAAGATCATGCGCAACCCGGGCCCGGGCATGAACAAGTTCGACGAGGGGATGATCTCCAACGACGATGCTAAGAAGATCGGCGACTACATCCTGGCGACCTTCCCCTGA
- a CDS encoding response regulator: protein MAKVIMTADDSASVRQMVTFTLKQGGYDVVEAVDGKDALQKLSSTKVDMLITDLNMPNLDGIGLIKGARALPSCKFIPIVMLTTESQDSKKQEGKAAGATGWIVKPFKPEQLMAVVKKVLG, encoded by the coding sequence ATGGCCAAGGTGATAATGACGGCGGACGATTCCGCGAGCGTCAGGCAGATGGTGACCTTTACCCTGAAACAGGGTGGATACGACGTGGTCGAGGCGGTGGACGGCAAGGACGCGCTGCAAAAGCTCTCCTCCACCAAGGTGGACATGCTGATCACGGACCTGAACATGCCCAACCTGGACGGTATCGGGCTCATCAAGGGGGCGCGCGCGCTCCCAAGCTGCAAGTTCATCCCCATCGTGATGCTGACCACGGAGTCGCAGGACTCCAAGAAGCAGGAAGGAAAGGCCGCCGGCGCCACTGGCTGGATCGTCAAGCCCTTCAAGCCCGAGCAGCTGATGGCGGTGGTGAAGAAGGTGCTCGGATGA
- a CDS encoding tetratricopeptide repeat protein: protein MTSGRRISRLAALLLPVALCLAGCAGGVVKPVSVPRAQAMEHNRRGVEAEARGERGKALAEFAEALRLHTSVDNTDGMIVALVNSARTQRLGGDLQSARLSVERGASLLADGSGLASELYYEKAKILAAAGDLPAALQWAQRAEAAEQGEALGRRLNLVAALKLKQGFPDEAGELLERALAANREAKLRGEEANSLRLLGEIHLLQGACAKASESYLGALVLDKELGFSGKIAGDLAGLGSVSAASGDIKGAIGWYLRALEASRAGGDTAKAAATLEKLAQLYRLNGEVESAKLLEKQRKELLASGVARE, encoded by the coding sequence ATGACTAGCGGCAGGAGGATATCGAGGCTCGCCGCTTTGCTCTTACCGGTAGCGCTTTGCCTTGCCGGGTGCGCGGGGGGCGTGGTCAAGCCGGTCTCTGTCCCCAGGGCGCAGGCGATGGAACACAACCGGCGCGGCGTGGAGGCGGAAGCGCGCGGGGAGAGGGGAAAGGCCTTGGCCGAATTCGCCGAGGCCCTCAGGCTGCACACTTCCGTCGACAACACCGACGGGATGATCGTCGCCCTGGTGAACAGCGCCAGGACGCAGCGCCTGGGGGGCGATCTGCAGTCGGCGCGGCTGAGCGTCGAGCGGGGGGCGTCGCTTCTGGCCGACGGTTCCGGCCTCGCGTCGGAGCTCTACTACGAGAAAGCGAAGATTCTGGCGGCCGCCGGGGATCTTCCCGCCGCCCTCCAGTGGGCGCAGCGGGCGGAGGCGGCCGAGCAAGGCGAGGCGCTGGGGCGCAGGCTCAACCTCGTGGCCGCCTTGAAACTGAAGCAGGGTTTTCCCGACGAGGCAGGCGAGCTTTTGGAAAGGGCGCTGGCAGCGAACCGGGAGGCGAAGCTTAGGGGCGAAGAAGCGAATTCTCTGCGGCTTCTGGGGGAGATCCACCTGCTGCAGGGAGCCTGCGCCAAGGCATCGGAGTCTTACCTGGGGGCGCTTGTCCTGGACAAGGAGTTGGGGTTCAGCGGCAAGATCGCCGGCGACCTCGCCGGGCTCGGGAGCGTATCCGCCGCCTCCGGCGACATAAAGGGGGCCATCGGCTGGTATCTGCGCGCCCTGGAGGCGAGCCGCGCCGGCGGCGACACAGCGAAGGCCGCCGCCACCCTGGAGAAGCTGGCGCAGCTCTATCGCCTGAACGGCGAGGTTGAAAGCGCGAAGCTTTTGGAGAAGCAGCGAAAGGAGCTTCTTGCCTCAGGCGTGGCAAGGGAGTAG
- a CDS encoding Fur family transcriptional regulator, translating to MKRAKKKVFADFIAQRGLKTTKQRDIILDSFLSSDRHLSIEELYLKLRAKHSNIGYATVYRTLKLFAEAGIAREMQFGDGQTRYEHVGEGEHHDHLVCTRCGHIEEFENETIEKLQDEVANSRGFLIERHRLELYGLCSSCRK from the coding sequence ATGAAACGAGCCAAGAAAAAAGTCTTCGCCGACTTCATCGCCCAGCGCGGACTCAAGACCACCAAGCAGCGGGACATCATCCTCGACAGCTTCCTGTCCAGCGACAGGCACCTGAGCATCGAGGAACTGTACCTGAAGCTGAGGGCCAAGCACTCGAACATCGGCTACGCCACGGTGTACCGGACCCTGAAGCTCTTCGCCGAGGCCGGGATCGCCCGCGAGATGCAGTTCGGCGACGGCCAGACCCGTTACGAGCACGTGGGGGAGGGGGAGCACCACGACCACCTGGTCTGCACCAGGTGCGGCCACATCGAGGAGTTCGAGAACGAGACCATCGAGAAGCTGCAGGACGAGGTCGCAAACAGCCGGGGCTTCCTGATCGAGCGGCACCGCCTCGAGCTCTACGGTCTTTGCTCGAGCTGCAGAAAGTAA
- a CDS encoding L-histidine N(alpha)-methyltransferase, with protein sequence MDTFFASPEALICRQLSEARRGHGPRIVRPQAGADPVQEFARSSASGLASPPRRLESRFQYDAQGSALFDQITAQPEYYLTRTEASILAVNATRIRELTGPVNLVELGAGSAAKTDHLLRAWLERSKRVCYFPVDVSLTALFGTCKSLSARFPGARLTAVNCEYGEAFPLLAQLSPVMVTFLGSSIGNFSRPEMSSFCLALAASMRPGDFFLLGVDLVKRNALLEAAYNDRAGVTASFTRNIFARMNRELGCAIDLDSIEHSARYRPEQEQIEIDACFTKQQTFLLHPKGRVITIAEGESVRTEVARKFRLEQVIPELHRCGFVTEQVFSDERRWFALLLLRRLPGYCRQSGR encoded by the coding sequence ATGGATACCTTTTTCGCCTCGCCCGAAGCGCTGATCTGCCGCCAACTCAGTGAAGCGAGACGAGGGCATGGCCCCAGGATCGTGAGACCTCAGGCGGGCGCGGACCCGGTGCAGGAGTTCGCCCGCTCCAGCGCTTCAGGGCTTGCGTCGCCGCCGCGCCGCCTGGAGAGCCGGTTCCAGTACGATGCGCAGGGAAGCGCCCTTTTCGACCAGATCACCGCGCAGCCGGAATACTACCTTACCCGTACCGAGGCTTCGATCCTTGCGGTCAACGCCACCCGCATCAGGGAGCTTACCGGCCCGGTGAACCTAGTGGAGCTTGGGGCCGGCAGTGCGGCGAAGACGGATCATCTCTTGAGGGCTTGGCTCGAGCGCTCCAAGAGGGTCTGCTATTTCCCTGTCGATGTCAGCCTGACCGCTCTCTTCGGGACCTGCAAAAGCCTCTCGGCCAGGTTTCCAGGAGCCCGCTTGACAGCTGTGAACTGCGAATACGGGGAAGCGTTCCCGCTTCTGGCACAGCTCTCCCCGGTTATGGTGACCTTCCTGGGGAGCAGCATCGGCAATTTCAGCCGCCCTGAGATGTCGAGCTTTTGCCTCGCGCTGGCTGCGTCGATGCGTCCCGGCGACTTCTTCCTTTTGGGGGTGGACTTGGTGAAGAGGAACGCCCTTTTGGAGGCGGCCTACAACGACAGGGCGGGAGTGACGGCCAGCTTCACCCGCAACATCTTCGCCCGGATGAACCGTGAGCTCGGGTGCGCCATCGACCTAGACTCGATTGAGCACTCTGCGCGCTACCGGCCGGAGCAGGAGCAGATCGAGATCGATGCCTGCTTCACAAAGCAGCAGACTTTCCTGCTTCATCCCAAAGGGAGGGTCATCACCATCGCCGAGGGTGAATCGGTGCGGACCGAAGTCGCCCGGAAGTTCCGGCTGGAGCAGGTGATCCCCGAGCTGCACCGCTGCGGCTTTGTAACCGAGCAGGTATTCAGCGACGAACGGCGCTGGTTCGCGCTCCTGCTGCTGCGCCGCTTGCCAGGATACTGCCGCCAGTCGGGGAGGTGA
- a CDS encoding methyl-accepting chemotaxis protein, with translation MIPDGKDNKTQDAEFKRLSDEWSVVLAGQSAELAAVSGTTEQEFLDIGGRLQDFYQRGLGISGLASEMVGEVAGDQVIGTMQGLGEMLDDMGHYVSRAQNEIEVSADTLREILGLLAKVSDPLSGFKKVNKVLRMLGISTKIESARLGQSAAGFDTLASDVGELSVQVNDKAAIILKRKEELARTIEQTLTGVLNSGAQQHDQVVAILDRTRGSMQALSEINTRCSSSVAAVSAVSDEVYRSIGDVVMSMQAHDIVRQQIEHVDEALRDLKQGLSTGSAGADTTAAVCELQIAQLRHAEEELDVAVTTIIDSLREVARKQSGLSAQTSSMAGMADQTGGSFFSEMEKDISVVSDALLESSKVNQALCLAMATVAQTVGEIATFVGDIEKIGEEIKLIALNAQIKSAYTGDEGAALGVLAEAIQRLSIDAIDHTGAVSHTLQGIIAVTDRLNEGVSAEASGLESEVRGMVQTLSGLLQTLRQVNDNLQHSLRSMDDSVTQLSCDIEHVVAGITVHRKVSLVLETAIRDLAGVVAQARKLAPASPGAGNLEQLTQRYTMQSERRIHESLKAGGAREASARPLTVAAAPPPAASEDDLGGNVELF, from the coding sequence ATGATACCAGACGGCAAGGATAACAAGACGCAGGATGCGGAGTTTAAGAGGCTGTCGGACGAATGGTCCGTAGTCCTCGCCGGGCAGTCGGCAGAGCTTGCCGCCGTTTCCGGGACCACCGAGCAGGAGTTTCTCGACATAGGCGGCAGGCTCCAGGATTTCTACCAGCGGGGCCTGGGCATCTCCGGGCTCGCCTCCGAGATGGTGGGCGAGGTGGCGGGGGACCAAGTCATCGGGACCATGCAGGGGCTGGGCGAGATGCTGGACGACATGGGGCACTACGTGAGCCGTGCCCAGAACGAGATCGAGGTGAGCGCCGACACGCTGCGCGAGATCCTGGGGCTTTTGGCCAAGGTGAGCGACCCGCTTTCCGGCTTCAAGAAGGTGAACAAGGTGCTGAGGATGCTGGGCATCTCCACCAAGATCGAGAGCGCGCGCCTGGGGCAGAGCGCTGCCGGCTTCGACACGCTGGCAAGCGACGTGGGGGAGCTGTCGGTGCAGGTAAACGACAAGGCGGCCATCATCCTCAAGCGCAAGGAGGAGCTGGCCCGGACCATCGAGCAGACCCTGACCGGGGTGCTGAACAGCGGCGCGCAGCAGCATGACCAGGTCGTGGCGATCCTGGACCGGACCAGGGGGAGCATGCAGGCCCTCTCCGAAATCAACACGCGCTGCTCCAGTTCCGTAGCCGCGGTCTCGGCGGTCTCCGACGAGGTCTACCGCTCCATCGGCGACGTGGTGATGTCCATGCAGGCCCACGACATCGTCAGGCAGCAGATCGAACATGTAGACGAGGCGCTGAGGGATCTGAAACAGGGACTCTCGACGGGGTCGGCAGGTGCCGATACCACGGCAGCTGTCTGCGAACTGCAAATAGCCCAGCTGCGCCATGCCGAGGAGGAGCTCGACGTCGCGGTGACCACCATAATCGACAGCCTGAGGGAGGTCGCGCGCAAGCAGTCGGGCCTCTCCGCGCAGACCTCCAGCATGGCCGGTATGGCGGACCAGACCGGAGGGAGCTTCTTCTCGGAGATGGAGAAGGACATCTCGGTGGTGAGCGACGCGCTCCTTGAGAGCTCGAAGGTGAACCAGGCGCTCTGCCTCGCCATGGCGACCGTGGCCCAGACGGTGGGGGAGATCGCCACCTTCGTAGGCGACATCGAGAAGATCGGCGAGGAGATCAAGCTGATCGCCTTGAACGCGCAGATAAAGTCGGCCTATACCGGCGACGAGGGGGCGGCACTCGGGGTCCTGGCCGAGGCGATCCAGCGCCTCTCCATCGACGCCATCGATCACACCGGCGCCGTTTCCCACACCCTGCAGGGGATCATTGCGGTGACCGACCGGTTGAACGAAGGGGTGAGCGCCGAGGCCTCGGGGCTTGAGAGCGAGGTGCGCGGCATGGTGCAGACGCTCTCAGGGCTCCTGCAGACGCTCAGGCAGGTGAACGACAACCTGCAGCACTCCCTGCGCAGCATGGACGACTCGGTCACGCAGCTCTCCTGCGACATCGAGCACGTGGTCGCGGGGATCACGGTGCACCGCAAGGTGAGCCTCGTGCTGGAGACGGCGATCCGTGACCTGGCCGGGGTCGTGGCCCAGGCCAGAAAGCTCGCCCCGGCCTCGCCGGGTGCAGGCAACCTGGAACAGCTCACCCAGCGCTACACCATGCAAAGCGAGCGCAGGATTCACGAATCGCTCAAGGCGGGGGGCGCGCGCGAGGCTTCTGCGCGCCCCTTGACCGTTGCCGCCGCGCCGCCGCCGGCTGCAAGCGAAGACGACTTAGGCGGGAATGTGGAACTTTTCTAG
- the feoB gene encoding ferrous iron transport protein B, translating into MSFFKKKGSCHEAATVAASGAKKVALVGNPNVGKSVLFNALTGAYVTVSNYPGTSVEVSRGSTAINGEEFEIIDTPGMYSILPITEEERVAREILLTERPHLVLHVLDARNLERMLPMTLQLIEAELPVVLVVNIMDEAARMGLEIDIPLLSKRLGIPVIGAATAKKIGVPEIRAAIAGSSSCAVPPFTYSRLMEGDIAEICQSLRGEYILSKKAIALLLLQDDAEVANLVRETEGVWFPGVQTVVREKRFERRESFHLDLSMERKAIVKGILDGAFKAPEKRVVTLAERFSRWTVRPATGIPLLLIVLYFGLYQFVGVFGAGTLVDFLEGKVFEEHFNPWIIEIVKLYVPWGMLQELLVGEYGIITLGFRYAVGIILPIVATFFLFFSVLEDSGYFPRLALLVDRVFKTMGLTGRAVIPMVLGFGCDTMATMVTRTLETVRERVIATVLLALAIPCSAQLGVIMSLLSQTPGALLTWGVCLLLIFLLVGLLAAKVVPGETPMFYMEIPPMRLPQFGNVLTKTYTRMQWYFMEILPLFILASVLLWLGKITHFFEKMIEAMTPVMASLGLPKESAVAFIFGFFRRDYGAAGLYDLQTKGLLNARQLTVAAVTLTLFIPCVAQFLIMKKERGWKVAIAIGLFVSGFAFGSGWLLNRFLLATQLL; encoded by the coding sequence ATGTCATTTTTCAAGAAGAAGGGTTCCTGCCACGAAGCCGCAACCGTTGCCGCCAGCGGCGCCAAGAAGGTGGCGCTGGTGGGGAATCCCAATGTCGGAAAGAGCGTCCTCTTCAACGCCCTCACTGGCGCCTACGTCACCGTGTCCAACTATCCCGGCACCTCGGTGGAGGTTTCCCGCGGCAGCACGGCGATCAACGGGGAAGAGTTCGAGATCATCGACACCCCAGGCATGTATTCCATACTCCCCATCACCGAGGAGGAGCGGGTCGCCCGCGAGATCCTCTTGACCGAGCGCCCGCACCTCGTGCTCCACGTACTCGACGCCCGCAACCTGGAGCGGATGCTCCCGATGACGCTGCAGCTCATCGAGGCCGAGCTTCCCGTGGTGCTGGTGGTGAACATCATGGACGAAGCGGCGCGCATGGGGCTCGAAATCGACATTCCGCTTTTGTCCAAGCGGCTCGGCATCCCGGTAATAGGCGCCGCTACGGCGAAGAAGATAGGGGTCCCCGAGATCAGGGCCGCAATTGCCGGCTCCTCCTCTTGCGCCGTCCCCCCCTTCACCTATTCGCGCCTCATGGAGGGGGACATCGCCGAGATCTGCCAGAGCCTCAGGGGCGAGTACATCCTTTCCAAGAAGGCGATAGCTCTTTTGCTTTTGCAGGACGACGCGGAGGTGGCAAACCTGGTGCGGGAAACCGAGGGCGTCTGGTTCCCCGGGGTGCAGACAGTGGTGAGGGAGAAGCGTTTTGAGCGCCGCGAGTCGTTCCACCTGGACCTCTCCATGGAGCGCAAGGCGATAGTGAAGGGGATCCTGGACGGCGCCTTCAAGGCGCCGGAAAAGCGCGTGGTGACGCTCGCCGAGCGCTTCTCCCGCTGGACCGTCCGCCCGGCCACCGGTATCCCGCTTTTGCTCATCGTGCTTTACTTCGGCCTCTACCAGTTCGTCGGCGTCTTCGGCGCCGGGACCCTGGTCGATTTCCTGGAAGGAAAGGTGTTTGAGGAGCACTTCAACCCCTGGATCATCGAAATCGTTAAGCTCTACGTCCCCTGGGGTATGCTCCAGGAACTCCTGGTGGGAGAGTACGGCATCATCACCCTGGGCTTCCGCTACGCCGTCGGCATCATTCTCCCCATCGTCGCCACCTTCTTCCTCTTTTTCTCCGTGCTCGAGGACAGCGGCTATTTCCCGCGGCTTGCGCTCCTCGTGGACCGCGTGTTCAAGACCATGGGGCTCACCGGGCGCGCCGTGATACCGATGGTGCTCGGTTTCGGTTGCGACACCATGGCGACCATGGTGACGAGGACCCTGGAGACGGTACGCGAGCGGGTGATCGCCACCGTCCTTTTGGCGCTTGCCATTCCCTGCTCGGCGCAGCTCGGGGTCATCATGTCGCTTCTCTCCCAGACCCCGGGAGCGCTTCTGACCTGGGGCGTCTGCCTGCTCCTGATCTTCCTTTTGGTCGGGCTTCTCGCCGCCAAGGTGGTTCCCGGGGAAACGCCGATGTTCTACATGGAGATCCCCCCGATGCGGCTGCCGCAGTTCGGCAACGTGCTGACCAAGACCTACACCCGCATGCAGTGGTACTTCATGGAGATCCTGCCGCTGTTCATCCTCGCCTCCGTGCTTTTGTGGCTGGGCAAGATCACCCACTTCTTCGAGAAGATGATCGAGGCGATGACCCCGGTCATGGCAAGCCTGGGGCTCCCCAAGGAGTCGGCGGTGGCCTTCATCTTCGGCTTCTTCAGGCGCGACTACGGCGCGGCGGGACTCTACGACCTGCAGACCAAGGGGCTCCTGAACGCGAGGCAGCTCACCGTGGCGGCGGTAACCCTCACCCTTTTCATCCCGTGCGTCGCGCAGTTCCTGATCATGAAGAAGGAGCGCGGCTGGAAGGTGGCCATCGCCATCGGACTCTTCGTCTCCGGCTTCGCCTTCGGCAGCGGATGGCTGTTGAACCGCTTCCTGCTCGCCACGCAACTGCTTTAA
- a CDS encoding STAS domain-containing protein: protein MDDLKLECRQDPKAAGKQVLKVSGGVTIGDAGGLRQALLAALEKGSELQVDLSEMTGIDLTGLQLLCAAHQSALLGGKWLYITDGGNMTFRDMAAGAGFRRHTGCARDTSYSCIWAGGES, encoded by the coding sequence ATGGACGATTTAAAGTTGGAGTGCAGGCAAGACCCCAAGGCAGCGGGAAAACAGGTCCTGAAAGTCTCCGGGGGGGTGACCATCGGCGACGCCGGCGGCTTGCGCCAGGCGCTGTTGGCGGCGCTCGAAAAGGGAAGCGAGCTGCAGGTGGACCTCTCCGAGATGACCGGGATCGATCTCACCGGGCTGCAGCTTCTCTGCGCGGCGCACCAAAGCGCCCTTCTCGGGGGGAAGTGGCTCTACATCACAGACGGAGGAAACATGACCTTCCGCGACATGGCAGCGGGCGCCGGCTTCCGCAGGCATACCGGGTGCGCGAGGGATACTTCTTATAGCTGCATATGGGCAGGAGGAGAGAGCTAA
- a CDS encoding PQ-loop domain-containing transporter, which translates to MICLTALKSLYALNGVIAVLLYLPQISRAWKDRSHALSLSLVTFGGWCLGSLITALYTYRDPLRALRSVARLHLV; encoded by the coding sequence ATGATTTGCCTTACCGCCCTCAAATCCCTGTACGCTTTGAACGGCGTCATCGCCGTCCTCCTTTACCTGCCGCAGATCTCTAGAGCCTGGAAGGACCGAAGCCACGCCCTGTCGCTCTCCCTGGTCACCTTCGGCGGCTGGTGCCTTGGTTCGCTGATCACGGCGCTCTACACGTATCGGGATCCACTCCGCGCCCTCCGCTCCGTAGCGCGCCTTCACCTCGTTTAA